Below is a window of Nyctibius grandis isolate bNycGra1 chromosome 12, bNycGra1.pri, whole genome shotgun sequence DNA.
CGCTCATCAGTGTTAAGCCAGAAGTCTACTTACAGATGCATAGACCTCTTTATAGTGTGcttctccttttgctgtttgctttgctgcctttgtACTGCTCAGCGGCAGTTCTGAGATTCTGTTGTTAATTTAGTCTGACAAGTTTAGTGCTAGCTGATGTGTGTTGTTCACAGGTTGTAAGTTTAGTAGTATACTGAAGAGGACTAGTTTTTAAGCAAGATATAACTTGATACATGTTGCTGTGCCTGTCGGTGCAAGCAAGATGGAgttctacattttaaaaagattatattttttaacattttaaagtatttctacaTTCTTCACTGTGCTACATTGCATTTTGCATGCATGTCACATactgtttgttttccccaaaaacTGACATTAGGCAAAATTGCTGCATGACCTTTCAACAGCTGTTTCAGAGACAAGTGTCTCGCAGAAAATTTACCACGTGGAACTGAAGGGATAGATGTGTGTGTTAAGATTTTAGAAATTTATGTAATCTTTAATTTTGTCTGTAATAGTATGTCTTGCAATAATGTAAAAAGGATATTTCTTAgctttgttaagaaaaaaaagcaagagtcAGGAGGAAGTGAATATGGACTACTTGCTGTTATCTCCAGAACGACACACTCTGATACTGCCATTTTGCACGTCCttgtttctcagaaatattGGAAACTGAAAAGGGCAAAGCGGCAGGTGTTACTTCTCCTTCCATCTTTTTGGTGCTTATGGAAAACAGTCAACCTCTGAGCTGCAGTGTTTACAAAATGTTAGCTGAAGACTGCATTActtttgcttgccttttttttttttttaacttgggaTATGACAGAACTACTGTTTAAATTAAGCagtactgaaataaattttatattaagAAATGACAGTAGATAACGGGGAAAGAGGTGACATTGACAGCTTAGAAATTAATTGTACCTTAAGAAAAGTTACAGGTTCCTTTTTGCTCATGTTAACGCTGAAGATACTTGAATGCACACAGCCTTCTTCAGATGCTCTATTACAAAATAAAGTGGCTTACCACAGCAACTGCCTGGGACTGCAGGAGTTCTGTTGAAGTCATTACGGTgaaatatgaaatgtttatCAGAACGTAACAAACTGTAACCAAGGGGATTCCAATAATTATAGATAGCGGTAGATTTCTAAAGAATGCAAAAGTAAGACTCCATCAGCATTGCTATATCACTGGTAGAGCTGTCATAGTAAACTGTGGACTCTTACTTTTCCCCGTATGCTCTTTAGgtgtatttacatttctttactgTAGAGCCATGGaaatcaggatttttaaaaaggaaaaatagaactTTATGCAAACTTATGAAGCCTATAATAGATGCTAATTAGCTCTCTCTGTTAGTACTCAAACCTTGAATAaccattgcttttaaaatcaaaccaaaacacatGCCTGCctctacaaaaatattaaatgtttgaTTTCTGTTGTTAGAAACACTGCTTTCCTACATAGTTTTACCTGTAAGGATTTTTAAGTTCTTCTGTGATGTAATTGAGTTGATTCCTGGAAGGAGAAGCATTCATACAATGTTATTAGCAGTCAGGTGTTGAAATACTAGTATATGATAGTCAGGTGTTATTTCttgtggtgttgtttttttaccttttcagttaaaaaacaaacaaaaaactttatGGTACAACTAATCTGTTAAGTGATAAAACTGCAGGACAAAAAATTATGTGATCTTCTTATCCAAATGTCAGCTTCTTGATTCACCATCTTTTCCTCCATTATCTTTTCCTCCTCACAGTTTTAGAAGTATCTCTGAGATTTTGAAATGAGATTGTCTTAGTTCTTGGATAAAATATCCCAGAATAACAAAAATTTGGCAGACACATCTCAAATTTACATGATCGCCTTTGAACTTCAAGCTTTGCAATATCTGagtcttttcaaataaaagcacAGGCTTCAGGACTGAAGCAAGTCTGCTAATGTTTCACAATTGTTCTGTAAGTCATATTGTCTAGAAAACTGGCATGAAAACCTTTTTAAGGATTACACCTATCAGAATTATAACTTCCAAATACTCATTTTTACAAGCATGTAGACCAGATTGAAACAAGATTTTTACTCATCGAGTTCTTGAAAATGTGAGGAGGAGTTGGTATATACAGTTCAACAGGctaattttcaatttaaaataatttaggcACCAGCTTCCCTGCCCCCTTAAAAAATCTAGGTGAGTATCTGAATTAGCAGGCTTACATGCCTGAGGTGAGACACTCAGGCTTGGAAATAGAACCTGAAAGATTaatccatttaaacataaattcagttttaagCATCTAAATAGGACTTGCTTTGTTGTAAGTTAAGATTTATATTCTTAATTCCTTCCAAAATACAGATCTATATGCAAACTTTTACAGTTTGAACATTTAAGAACAGTGTTAATGGATCAGACCTTGATTTGTGCCAACAGAGCCATAGACCAATTGACATTTCCTTTagtttcaggaaataaaacGTGTAAACTATTTTCTGGACTGTGGCAGAGATAAAGTTTAAATGTTCCTGCCAGTAAATAAGTTTATTCTTACGAAAATAATTCTGGAAAGCACTCTTCTAAGTATTAAATATAAATGCTCTACATAGAACATAAATGTAAACCTAAATCCATCCATATTTGTGATTATTTTCAAACGTAGTGTTTTCTTAAATCTAAAATGGTAGATAATAATGGATAAACAGATGTGGAGATTTAAAATTGAAAGCTGCTCAGGGAAGAAGACGTCaatgtttttatattaattcCAGATGAAACCAAGTAAGAAAAAATTTGAAAGTTGAACCTTAGGAATTCTGACATGTAgtgtggtggttttgtttttttacatcCTGTACTAATCAAACATCGCTATGTGTTTCACAAGAAATGGGATTTGATGGGGTAATCCATAGGGGCTCTGGGAAGGCTATTTTGCTTAACATAATGGATTAAACTGTTATATTCTTCTCATTACCACAGTATCTCAGCAtcttcagcagcaaagcagtAGCCCTTTCAGGATCTGATATAATTTCTTTCCCTAATAAACAGTAACTtgaggatttggggtttttgtttttatttttttaaaccatactGGTGCTCTTTTTCCAGCATTCATTAAGAGATTCTTAATAACAAGTCAGATGTTAACTTTTTCACATCACATCTTTGAGTTCTACAGGGAGAGTAAATAACTTAAAGGCTGCTAAACTGTAACTGTTAACACTAGTAAAGATACCTTACCATCCATCATACGCCCAGAGTCCATTATAAAATGCCAAACCGATAGCACTAACAGAAATTTTACTGTCCTTGAAAGAATCCTTGAAGTTCTCAGTTTTTCCTGCAAATAACATGTAGATTACTGATCAGTGTtgaaattaattcctttaaTCCGCACCAGATGAAGAAACATTCCAACatgtttcatgttttgaaatatctcacttttaaaatcaattcaaactgatttttgttAATTGATCTGTAGTGTTGCATTTCCTAACCCCCCTTCTCTAAAAGAAAATACCATTGTTCCCAAGAGATCTGGAACTAAAACACTGAATAAAGAGAGGCTTGTTGTGCTACTTCTGTTAGTGGTAAATTTTTAGATGGTCATAATAgaagctaaaataatttttgcaagtAAAGTATATTTAATTACCTTGTGCAAGGAGAACAATTCCACTTACAACAATGATTGTGACAATGATCATTTTAGCAGCTGTGAGAAAATTCTGGAGATAGCTTCCCAGCTTCACACTCAGTGAATTCACTGTTGTAATTgtcactaaaataaataaattcatatttCTGCATTAAATTTGTCAGAATTGAAAGAAAAGTTGCCTCTTaaaaccttcctcctccttatTTACTGTACTGCTTTTTCCTCCCACTGTTTGTCTATATTATTCATATAGTTTTTTAGCATACTATGTTTGGATAACAGtgcagaaaaacagttttctgaattagattttgatagtatctttaacaaaaaaaaaatatattcaagttGCACAGCATtctgataaataaataatatctcgacacttattttttcttccttttctgctagAGAGAAGCATTCATTACACAGCTGTGTCtgtcttaggaaaaaaaaaaaaagaaacttagaCTAGGAACAAACCATTTTCAAACCTATCCTTTTTATGTGTTGTTGCATTAgttgtgggaaggactcactgtactgttctgtttctttcagtgtAGGATTGCTTCCTGTTGTCTTCATGAACATTAACATACTGAAGTCTATTGTGCTGAAATATATTCGTTGATGGGGCTGAACGGAAATCGCTACACAATTATGGATCTTGTCTCTTAAAATGAATCTTACCAATAGCAGCTGCTGCAAGACACTTGATGACAACTTGGGGTGGATCACAACCCGGATAAAAAGGAGCTGATGCATATTCGGCAAAGCTGAGACAAATGATTGCAAATGAACTGGGTTTTGTGACAAGTAAGCTTgtccaagaaaacaaaaatgctggAATTGGGCCAAATGCCTCCATAAGGTAAGGATATTCTCCCCCAGATTTTGTGATCATTGTACCAAGCTCAGCAAAACAAAGTGCCCCTGAATAacaagaaaagcatttattatTGGTTTAGTTCATACACTTCTTTAAGCTATGGCTGGCTAGAACAGATTATCACTTTTTAATAGGTAGAAAAGTTAAGGAAATGGATAGATACAATGCATCATTACTTTCTTCATGTTTCTGTACATTTTACTgtatatgcaaaataaatttttaattacctgtgagcaactggaaaaaatacactgaaactATTAAGTTACAGTCCAGAATTTACTACTATGGGTGTTTAAGACCAGCAAATAAAGTACAAACATTCTGACTTCATATTAGATTTCTGTTTAAGAAACTAACACTATAAGAAGTATCTAAGTGACAACTGCACTGTCTGACCTGCCTTTtggaaacttgaaaaaataGACTTGGTGCAcaattttgaagtaaaatgtcTGCTAAGCTCAGCTTTAAAGTACAATGATACTTCTAGATTTATTGCTGTAGCTGGCATCTTCCGTAAAGGTTTTTGCGTATGGTGTGTACCTGACATGTTGCCCAAAgaattcctttttgttttacttcttgaaatatttgaagtgcTTAGTGATAAATTTTCAGATAATAGAATTAGATATACGCAATTACACAAGTAGAAAAATAGCAGAAGTACTGAGCTCACTGCCAGTAAATTTCAGATTTTGCCTGTGATTTAAGTAGAAAAGTATTCTTTTTATTACAGTTAGTGGATGGAGTAAGCAAAACTAAAACTTGCTttcaaaatgaactgaaaatgtgctttacaattttaaaaacttaatttatCTTTTATAAACAGCAgatcttttaaatttttgccTGAGTACTGCTACACTCATCAGGATATGATTGACTTTGGTCTAGGTGCTCTTAGCTAATTTGTGAAATGAGAGTAGTATGCAGGAACAGTAGATACGAAGATTTAAGCAAAGATTCAAATTCTTTGTTGACTCGTTTACCTAATGTTGCAAGAACTCcacaggctgcccagatggTTAAACAAGGACCCACAGCTCCAATATTGGCAAGTACTGACTTTGGAGAAACAAAGATACCAGAGCCAATACTTGTACCAACAATCATACAGATTCCACTGATGAGGCCCACCTTGAAATAAAAGGAGACACTTTGGTAAAGTAATTTCTAACAattcagtaattattttttgacATAATTATAGTAATTGTcattactgactttttttttcccagctttcgACCTATAGCTTCTACAAAGTAATATATTAAACTACgtgaaatttctcttttcttttcaagatgCATACAACCTGTGGTGTACTCCTGCTGTTTCCAAAAGTACAGTTATTTGGACTTTCTCTGCCTATTTATTAAACCATCCTTTGGATTATGTGGGTCTCAAATCTAACTTCGTACAGGTGAACATCCCCTTTCCACTCTTTGATTAAACACTGAAATTCTTTTATGAGCACTTGAGGAATTCTGAATTTTCTAAGCTtcaaaaatttgctttcttgcatggagtctctttttttctttttttttttttccttccttccagcagttgttttcctctccttgcTTTAGGTATTTGTGCACAGGAATTATCTTGATACTGCTAGGTGGTGAAAAGATCATGTTGTTCTGACTTTGTAGTGACCTACGTGTTACATGAAACTACTAAAACTTGAGGCATGTCCTGCTAAAAAAAACAGTGGCATAGGCTACTTAAATTTTCATGTTAGTTATGGCTGGTCTAATAACATCAGTATCTTGCCAGTCTTGGCACCAAACATATAGAGAATCTTTTTCCAGGTTACTTAAACTTAAGGAGGAATCCCCCTCCCTCCTGAGAGCAAGTGGCACATCTGCTTTCCAAAGCATCTGTAATTTTCTGGAGGAGACAAATTGTCACTTGTCTTTCTGTACCAGTGGCTATTTTATGGccataaacactaacaaactTTCAGAAGCAATGAGCTGAACAAGCCACTTCAGCCTCTGAGAAGTACATGTGGAAAGAAACAGTAAAGTTTATGAACTGTTTCACTTGATCAGCTTTGAAGTTAtcagatataaaaataactcAAAGACTTAAAACCCCCATGTTCTCCCTTTTTAACTGTGTTTATATCAGAGCTATTTAACTAGTAATTAGCAGTTTCCTAAAATGTAAACCAACTGCACTGTCAAGATATTAGTGCATCAGTGCTAAATTGGGACACAATTGCAGTTTTAGTATGATGATGCATATGCACAGGTACCCCCCTACTGCCTCCCTCTGCTAGCTCCTCACACACATGTGGActgaggaagggaggggggaagttTTGCCTGCTTTTGTAGGTTCATCGTTTGGGGTTCATGACTCTGAATGGATTGACCGTCTTCTTTTCCATTgtgctctccttttcttctccttaagCTTTCTTCACCCATTTGGTTTACTTGTTGAAAtctctaagaaaataaaaacgaAATTATCAGTCTAGCATATTAATGTTTGCTTGAGCTTTGCTGATATATATGGGTCCAGAATAGTGTTGTTAAATTTTGCCAGAAagcataaacacacacacacacgcacactcaCAAAGGACTTCCATCTAACTACCTACTTGGAGGTTAAATCGAAGAGGTGGTAAGTCTACTTCACCTGATCGATCTGACTGGCTGTGGATTTTCCTCATACCCACCTGGCAGTGAAtgtctttctgtcttctttctcgGGTTACATCCAGTTGAGAGGATCTTACTGGAACAATCTAGGGTTTATACCTAGTCCCTCCTTTGAATTCCTCCAGAGGTCCAGACAGATTTCTCCCAAATCTCTCCAAATCTTTCTCCCAAAAGCTAGTCTGTTTTCTTATCTAGGAGACCTTCTTTCTGATCTCTGCTAAATTAGGCCTTCTCTCAGTTCTTTGGAGATGCAACTATCTGCTAAACCAAGTGTTGTCTCCTGTAATTGTCTAATTAGCAGCTCTTTGCCTCAGAAAGAGTCACCAGTCTTTTCCATGTTGACTCAGGGTGAATGTCTTCCACTTGAACATTTTGTTGTGTTTAGAATTAGAATAGaaacagtttgttttcaaagttaaatttagacttgtgatttttttgtgagGATTTTGCTTGTTTCCCGtagtattgaaataaaatacaacctGAGATAGTGGAGGAAGTTGGTCAGGTTAGGTCCTGATTCTTAATAGTCGATTGAGTCAGAAGTCTCTTCTCCCCTCAGACCTTACAGCTATGATTACTAGAATCTGAATGATGAAGATCATTTTGCAGTTATACAGACTAATTCAGGAATGCTTCGTGTTTAGGCAGCTTAGCTAGTATCCAGTGATTCTTGGCTACAAGAATTGTAGCATTTTAAATTGACAGAAGACCTATCTCAGTACTGCTGGTCTTCAGAAACATTTAGGCTATAAAGACATCCGGTTTATGTTTTGaattaaagttttttaaaagcaatcatCATGAATCCAACTTTTAAGATTAAACCTACAACAGAAAATTGCCCACGTAAGGAATGCAGGGCTTGGGTCACTGAATTTTATTCTAGCTTTGTGCCCAACTTCTCTCTTTAAAGTCTTATATTTAAGATGTTTTAATCATCATCATTTAGCAATTCATGCTTTCACTtaccttatttatttatatttgtttggtGTTAATTAGGCTCCAGGAATCTTTGTATagtgtatttctttatttctcctgtTAGATTTACCAGCCAGTTAGACAGCAAGACATGTCCATGTCTGAAACCAGAATacgcagaagcagcagcagcttaagTACAGAGGTTATAAAAGGTAATCATTAAACCCATTCTCAGCCAAGAAGCTTTGAGATAGGAGCCACAGGTAAACCAATAGTCCAATtagtttatctttaaaaaaaaaaagtctttgttccATTCGTGAGAATGTTTGTCCAGTACCTAAGTAGTATATTACATAGTGAGAGTGAACCATAATTTGAGGAGTCTACTTTGATGATTTTCTATCAAGCAATTTCTAATTTAGAAATACTTCAGAAGGATAGCCTTGAAGTAATTGTCATATTATGGTTGCATTAAAAACATCTATCCAGATGTTAGCTGCATCCTATAAAAATAGCCGATGTTTTTATCTTGAGAAGGTAGAGAGGTGTGAGCAGAAATCtctcctttgtttttcattaaccTGAATGCAGCTGAGTGGACAGCCTGTGTTCCCTTTACTTGCAGTtccaattaatttttcatttttgtaaatgtttaaaaatcttGCTTTAGTAAAAAATGTCATTCTCTATTTCTATACAGTTGTATATCCAGGAAAAAGGTATTGTTGTCCTGAATGCTGAAATAAGGTAGCTTCTTTCATTCTAGCTAGTCATCCCtaaaatacttgcaaaaaaaccccttaatcATGTTTCACTTCATTGTTTTTGGCAATGCAATTGTATGGCTCCTTTCCTGCAAGACATCCAAACCAGTAAGTCCTGATCAACCTGATCTAACTTCAGCTGACTTTTTTCAATAAACATCTACTGTTAAAAGCTAAAAGATGTAGTGATATTAGTCACTGATGTTAAGATTTGTTATCTTGTTAAGATAATGCCTCATGAACAACAGTAGTAGAGAATTGGAACAAAGACCAAATTGTTGGACCTAAGTATCAACAAAACTGTATCCTAACATGATTtgacagttgtttttctttttttaaccttctgttTAAGCATGCAGGCTTGATCAACAGGAATTCCTTTTGTAATGTTGATGTAAATCTGTGACTAAAAAGAGACTCTAAGAAAATCTGAAACAGACTTACATTGGTTGATATTTGCCACGTTTTGTGATGTTGAGCCAGACTCTGTGCTGTGAATGTCTTTCTCAAAGATTGAGATTGCAAAGTAATGTcagtactgaaaataaaaccaaagctgtatttttttttttactctttttctgtccttgtttttcttgtttaattcTCACAGAAACAGGGTTAAGCTTCAAGCGCAGCTCTTCCATCTTAACTAATTTATTGTTCAAAAATTACCATCTGAATGATGGTTGgacaaaagttttttttcctacagataaAGACTATAAAGTCTTATTACAGTCCTACTACAAGCATATGAAAAGCCAGATATCAACAacttattcttttttctgtatcttttacAAGgactttaaagtatttttcatggtAATTTTGATGTAGGATTAAATAAACTAATGTTTTTATGTCCATCAATTGCAGATGCCTAGTTTGATATCAGATATTATGTAATGTAGTTCTACGTTCTCTATAGctgataattttgaaattaagatTTATAATCTTTTTACCATTTCtatgtttttcctgaaatgccACAGAGACTATTGAAATAGctaatgcaaaaagaaaaaaggggaggaatCGTAGGGCTTTGTCCCTCAAAATGAAGTAGTACCCTGGAATTTCCAGgcctacagaaaaaaaggggggaaaaaaacttacGTAATTTTGATGAAAAGATAATGGAGTATATGATTTAATTCCATGTTAAGTATTAGGAATTTTTTTAGACTTAGTGTAGGTagtctttgcattttttgtgtGGAAGTATATTCTACACGGCTCGTGATGTTTTCAGATGTCTTTCCTTTCTAATCAGATCTATACtctattttgtttcttcagataCAATAAAGGCAACTTTGAAAATACGTCGTTTGAGCTTTTGCCTAAGCAACCAGTTTCTTTAGTCAGCATGGAATGTGTATCTGGAGAATTCCCATCTGTTGAATAGGTGTGTCAAGTCTCTGCCAGTGACTTGACCTTAACTGGCCTGTGTTACcatataaaaatggaaaagtatcTTCATTTATTGTCTAGTTTTGTTTTAGGGGTTAATCTTCTTGGGATGCTATAAACTTGTTAAAGGATTTGCAATTTTACCAGCaatccttcttttcctcagccacttaaggaaaaaataaacattgagTTCAAGGattctgctgttattttcttcatgGACAAGAGAAATGGCATTTTACAGCCATGGGAAAAGACTCCTTCCCTCTCAAATGTATACATAGATGAAGAGATCAAGGAGTTCAAATTCCAAGGGGCTGCAGAAGCAAACACTCTGTGGGCTGGTCCTGTCTAAACAGTGTAGTTTGAACCTTTTCCAATGCTATTTACCAATTAAATTGTAAAAAGTAATTTGCAACTTTAATTCGGGAAATAGCAAGGGCATGGTATATAAAGACACCTTTTATTATCATTAGTCACTAATAATAAAGGTTAATGTTTGTTAGGGTTGGTATTTATTGCTTGCAGTAATGCACATGTTTTGCTTTGACCAATACTTAAGCAAATGGTAAGGATCATCCTAACTTGCAGATTTTAATTGTAGCTTTGCAGTATCTCAGAATGGGGACTTTCCATTCTAACCTTGCTACTTCACGGGTTACTTAATTTTAATCGGAGGACCACTCTGTTTACTTGCACTTGCTCTTCTTTGAGTCCTACCATTAATAGATGTGCTGTAAGAAGTGATCTTGCTCTGTCatctttaaatgcattttaatttttttctgagtaattGCAGGCATGCTGCAAGTGGAATATaagaaaacagtctttttttaatagctgtgtCGATGCTGGGTTATGCTGCTGGATTGCAAGATCTTTGCATCTTGTAGGAGTCAATAGGAAAGATTAGACGACTATGTAGTTCTTAATGCCCGTGTGGTTTTTAAgtacctgcattttttttttttcctacttagtTCTTCCTTACAGCCTAGTTGGTTTTGCCCCTGGGACAAATACGGCTGTTGAAAAGATCTTCAGGTTTGCTAAAGGTTTTGCACTAGACCTGCCTGAACAGTGCACATTTCTTAGTATGACAAAGAtcttctttttatgttttttttaagcacagctGTTCAGAGACTCTTCATAAACTTGTAAATGCTGGGTGTGTTGTTCTATCCAAAAGATCACAAAAAATCAAGGAGTCTCTCCTTAAGGGTATTCTAAAGGAATTTTTATGGcctctgaagaaaattagcttGACTATATCGaattaggtttttttcagagctttcaGGAGCCAAAGTTTTTAACAGTGTTTCAGAGCCTGATCAGAATTCATGATTTCCCTAATATACAGCCGGCTcctcttcttttgccttttgaGGAACGAGCACCTCGCTTTGATCTCCTTTTTGAGTCCAAAATTCAGGTTGCATTCCACCGGTCTTTCATCAAGGAGGGATTACCAGATAACATTGGCTTTGGAAGATTGCATCTCTAGTGTGCCCATTTCTAGCTGAGGAAGAAAGCGGTGAATACTGAGGCAGTCCGTAGGGGTTACGATGTTCTGTGCTACCTAATTCTGAAGtctcagtttaattttaaatttaccaAAACCAGACATCTGATATGTAAACTAACTTCTAAGTACTACAATATGAGATCTTTAGATATTTAATATATGAATGAGTGTTTATGTAGGTATGTTGAAATTAATttagtacaggaaaaaaaatcagagctaaAAAAACCTGGAGATCTCACTCGCTGAGAAACCACAATTTTAAAGAAGCCTTCAAAGTGCATCTGCTCTTCTAGATTCAAGCTGATTGATGCTGTAGAATTTTTactatatttatttacattagaTTTGCAGAGTAGGACGAGTGCTCAGAGCTCTCCTAAATGGAAGAGCTGTGCCTGGCCAGCCAAGGGTTTTAGTCCCAGAGGAAAAGCTTAGACCTCCTGATTGCAGTGTGCCAGTATAGCGGCATGAATTTTTCATGGTGAAGAATCTTAGGAGGCTCTCTTCTGAGCTGTTGAAGAGCAATGTTCTGGCTAGAAAGATAACAGCATCTTTCTAGCTTAAAaatagaggaagagaaaaagaaaacagctgggTTTAAATGACTTCtaaaggtggggggggggggggcgcagAATTTTCGAATAGGCTAGAAATTAGAAAATGAATGACCCTTAGTTCACAGGACATTAGGATATACTTATTTTAGTGTGTCTGCTGAGTGTCAGAATCTCCCTGCTATTTACTTAACATC
It encodes the following:
- the SLC7A9 gene encoding B(0,+)-type amino acid transporter 1; translation: MGEESLRRRKGEHNGKEDGQSIQSHEPQTMNLQKQVGLISGICMIVGTSIGSGIFVSPKSVLANIGAVGPCLTIWAACGVLATLGALCFAELGTMITKSGGEYPYLMEAFGPIPAFLFSWTSLLVTKPSSFAIICLSFAEYASAPFYPGCDPPQVVIKCLAAAAIVTITTVNSLSVKLGSYLQNFLTAAKMIIVTIIVVSGIVLLAQGKTENFKDSFKDSKISVSAIGLAFYNGLWAYDGWNQLNYITEELKNPYRNLPLSIIIGIPLVTVCYVLINISYFTVMTSTELLQSQAVAVTFGDRVLYPASWIVPLFVAFSTIGSANGSCFTAGRLVYVAGREGHMLKVLSYISIKRLTPAPAIIFHGAIAIIYTIPGDIDTLINYFSFAVWIFYGLTVLALIVMRFTRKELRRPIRVPIIIPVIVTLVSILLVLAPIISAPDLAYLYCVLFMLSGLIVYVLFVHFKFNWPQKISKPITMHLQMLLEVVPAEEVTE